From a region of the Vidua macroura isolate BioBank_ID:100142 chromosome 3, ASM2450914v1, whole genome shotgun sequence genome:
- the CASP8AP2 gene encoding CASP8-associated protein 2 isoform X1, which produces MAADEDGLGLYDIRYSAEASPFREGDESSVDIYDGLDSSLSVSDNFAPNTTPSRSGLNLFDEILIEEGTAKKASYDQLQAEYGKCQQQIKELMKKFKEIQAQNIILQNENQALKKNISALIKTARVEINRKDEEISHLHQRLSEFPNHRSIFTRTYLPGSTKTKDSKFRPSDFGDNTKVEHRMKNDCSKDAYHSYSSHNTDSGKCGTEKTNTPLLPRFPPEELCSDGTHTCALSYDHTSNHTSKDNRKERKETKSNEQHSRGNVSKYKREVHQSTGNDGDSEEGNLDPQQKLKTLSEKASKNELQQKSQSVKLKCSPSVERRVEKGASSWEKQTAGKDRFQTRSELYADERLQNVLKKDIKTHDKGEKHAGQKNKPHEKLQDQSRRPSRGSSPHSKNEHSKSLHESHKCRVEESRKVKHIDCKKDRGTDDHTSREGRTSPSNSNSREHKYARLKESSSRHEWETAHSKSERHRTEEKRKREREDQDENRHSRNEKKLAKEFSHQSVKDSKKGTHVTKSERNKSCKLEETSRVADTLKDDKVPKTKGNHTGPKSKDLKLSFMEKLNLTLSPNKKQCLSAMNGLKTPSQKATDEESTELTLKAELLDSAHPVDCGPTEHSHSALQVLDTAAQSNMEPALPVSVSSENGALKVAAADRAQSEALPAVTADEPSSEALPEEGGQVQPQALPEAAKVLVPDEMEAEMPSEAAEACDPVELEASVKTAAMTGLNHPECLPLEVTGSVSECEELSVTEGERQDDNVPAAEVAQPKPANASTGDLLESAAEKKEEDKTGLAANVESSADQCGSQNVVLDDSEARSSGDLESSDIADDSSETKPDSLMEVVKDDDHLAAENVDYPIEEKSICEVNMSTSHSLDRTISDKDEPLVDQNACDLGPDLTDNSTATASSLSGEMHPVTKERETNPVAVDDDSSILSIDLNHLRYIPKAISPLNSPVRPLAKALKLESPCKGLGKTYNKDLMPESTVVICPSKNLSKEVNKENQKPVSMSDEHLEMESRLSISSDELEEGEIVSSDEDKERSKPERGPENTKKSRPKASSETRNLTSSPQNQNSKTVHCNEDNGKFVSVQVSAQKNRERRKNQTFRSSKNMKKNKTVSIACLEKIVHVIVEPSNIQEIMQMLRAIRKQMRKSYMKFKVHFPVQHFHRIIESGIINFTALIRYLNFSKICALGDTLKLNICDIIESKLKQVKKNAIVDRLFDQQVSDMKKQLWKFVDEQLDYLFEKIRKIIIKLCDVENEGEEGKFERAGKPNHKISHKNDVESSRKKSLKEGSQKPEEYISKQTVDYEQSNCHHEKNKTGAPKTAFTKCLNSIDNTRNSQTKVHLSKENNLQSTLTPLKGVKFEKEGLQLSRDANKSDLSYELLTEQQASSLTFNLVSDAQMGEIFKSLLQGSDLLEKNGGSINRNDCEFRTPEKQFLDSHKCRDNTAELEPDITPKEACMDCKLDEDISWTIVSPVRAPSLASRPQMPVDPDVLDESCMFEVSTNSASCKEDECNLQKTKSCISSILLEDLAVSLTIPSPLKSDAHLSFLKPENNSSSAPEGVVSAHYSEDALLGEEDATEQDIHLALESDNSSSKSSCSSSWTSRPVAPGFQCRPSLPMQAVIMEKSNDHFIVKIRRAVPSASPASDQMAPVKEAQASSAKIGKGEMRTGGKEKDSQSATVKETVKPDVVKMDHLPHVSTEREQNPALAQPLKESHSSIGKEETTVTCRKSSDKESHNTESPDEGSEHSEAQKLQVSENINEMHVRSQDSTPSGCNMKSCITDGIVSETSCHTMESRADNRTQETSTGNSEVSDKKEELEECFDASVDLTEELSNKTVAGECDLETKPSSKTSGGCQISIDDKTNKKRKKEIVKENSNSKRQRKGTESGEGSNEGNVRFEDRNSSPKQCSSKKNDLQQNKDSTPLASSPSSPSLYAKNIIKKKGEVVVSWTRNDDREILLECQRKGPSSKTFVSLATRLNKSPNQVSERFKQLMKLFKKSKCK; this is translated from the exons GCTATCAGAATTTCCCAACCATCGAAGTATTTTCACCAGAACATACCTTCCCGGatcaaccaaaacaaaagattCCAAATTCAGACCTTCTGATTTTGGTGACAATACGAAGGTGGAGCATAGAATGAAAAATGACTGTTCAAAAGATGCATACCACAGTTACTCATCTCACAACACGGACAGTGGGAAGTGTGgcactgaaaaaacaaacactccACTTTTGCCGAGGTTCCCTCCCGAAGAGCTCTGCAGTGATGGTACTCACACGTGTGCACTGAGCTATGACCATACCTCCAACCATACCAGCAAGGataacagaaaggaaagaaaagaaactaaaagtaatgaacagcacagcaggggaaaTGTCAGCAAATACAAAAGAGAAGTACATCAGAGCACTGGAAATGATGGTGACAGTGAGGAGGGCAATTTGGATCCTCAACAGAAGCTGAAAACCCTCTCAGAGAAGGCTAGTAAAAATGAGTTGCAACAAAAAAGTCAGAGCGTGAAACTCAAATGCAGTCCAAGTGTGGAAAGAAGAGTAGAAAAAGGTGCTTCTTCCTGGGAGAAACAGACAGCTGGTAAAGACAGATTTCAAACAAGAAGTGAATTGTATGCTGATGAGAGATTACAAAATGTATtaaagaaagacattaaaacaCATGATAAAGGTGAAAAACATGCTGGCCAAAAAAATAAACCGCATGAGAAGCTGCAAGACCAATCAAGGAGGCCTAGTAGGGGAAGCAGTCCACACTCCAAGAATGAACATTCAAAGAGTCTTCATGAATCACATAAATGTCGTGTGGAAGAGTCTAGAAAAGTAAAACACATTGACTGCAAGAAAGACAGGGGAACAGATGATCATACCTCTCGAGAAGGAAGGACTTCACCTTCTAATTCCAACAGCAGAGAGCATAAATATGCACGCTTGAAGGAAAGTAGTAGTAGACATGAATGGGAAACAGCACATTCCAAATCAGAAAGACacagaactgaagaaaaaaggaaaagggaaagagaggatCAGGATGAAAATAGACAttctagaaatgaaaaaaaacttgCAAAGGAATTTTCTCACCAATCTGTAAAAGACTCCAAGAAAGGTACACATGTTACAAAAAGTGAGAGAAACAAATCCTGTAAGCTGGAAGAAACATCCAGAGTAGCAGATACTTTAAAAGATGATAAAGTACCCAAAACTAAAGGTAATCACACTGGGCCAAAAAGCAAAGACTTAAAACTTAGCTTTATGGAAAAGCTAAATTTAACTCTTTCTCCTAATAAGAAGCAATGTCTCTCTGCAATGAATGGACTTAAAACACCTTCCCAAAAGGCCACTGATGAGGAAAGTACCGAGCTCACACTGAAAGCAGAGCTCTTAGATTCTGCCCACCCTGTAGACTGTGGTCCCACAGAGCACAGTCATTCAGCACTACAAGTCCTGGATACTGCAGCTCAGAGCAACATGGAACCAGCACTGCCTGTTTCTGTCAGTTCTGAAAATGGAGCCTTGAAAGTAGCAGCAGCAGATCGAGCACAGTCTGAAGCATTGCCAGCAGTCACAGCTGATGAACCAAGCTCAGAAGCCTTACCAGAAGAAGGGGGTCAGGTACAGCCCCAAGCCTTGCCAGAAGCAGCAAAGGTGCTGGTTCCTGATGAGATGGAGGCTGAAATGCcttcagaagcagcagaggCTTGTGATCCAGTTGAATTGGAAGCCTCAGtaaaaacagcagcaatgaCAGGTCTGAACCACCCTGAATGTTTGCccctggaggtgacagggagTGTGTCAGAGTGTGAAGAGCTGTCTGTGACAGAGGGTGAGAGGCAGGATGATAATGTACCAGCAGCAGAAGTGGCACAACCTAAACCTGCAAATGCAAGTACGGGAGACCTTCTAgagtcagcagcagagaagaaagaggaagataAAACAGGGCTGGCTGCTAACGTAGAAAGCTCTGCAGATCAATGTGGCTCTCAAAATGTTGTCTTAGATGACTCAGAAGCCAGAAGTTCTGGTGACCTGGAATCCTCTGATATTGCAGATGATAGCagtgaaacaaaaccagactctTTAATGGAAGTAGTTAAGGATGATGATCACCTGGCTGCAGAAAATGTTGACTATCCCATTGAGGAAAAGAGTATCTGTGAAGTTAATATGAGTACATCTCACTCACTGGACAGAACTATAAGTGATAAGGATGAACCACTAGTTGACCAGAATGCCTGTGATCTGGGGCCAGACCTAACTGATAACAGTACTGCAACAGCATCTTCTCTCAGTGGTGAGATGCATCCTGTAACTAAAGAGAGAGAAACTAACCCAGTTGCTGTTGATGATGACAGCTCAATACTGAGTATTGATCTCAATCACTTGAGGTATATTCCAAAGGCAATCAGCCCACTGAACAGTCCAGTGCGTCCCTTGGCTAAAGCACTGAAGTTGGAAAGTCCCTGTAAAGGCCTTGGGAAGACTTACAACAAAG ATTTAATGCCTGAAAGTACTGTTGTCATCTGTCCCTCAAAGAACTTGTCAAAGGAggtaaacaaagaaaatcaaaagccAGTTAGCATGTCTGATGAACACTTAGAGATGGAGTCTCGGCTAAGTATCTCTTCAGATGAATTAGAAGAAGGCGAAATCGTAAGTAGTGATGAAGATAAAGAAAGATCTAAACCAGAGAGAGGccctgaaaatacaaaaaagtcAAGACCAAAAGCTTCTTCTGAGACACGAAATTTGACCAGCAGCCCACAGAATCAAAATAGCAAAACCGTGCACTGCAATGAAGATAATGGaaaatttgtttctgtgcaAGTAAGCGCACAAAAGAACAGAGAGAGGCGCAAAAATCAGACCTTCAGATCTTCaaagaatatgaagaaaaacaaaactgtgagCATTGCTTGTCTTGAAAAAATAGTTCATGTTATTGTTGAACCTTCAAATATACAAGAGATCATGCAGATGCTCAGAGCTATACGAAAACAGATGAGGAAAAGTTACATGAAGTTCAAAGTACACTTCCCAGTTCAGCAttttcacagaattatagaatctGGGATCATAAATTTTACAGCATTAATAAGATACTTGAACTTTTCCAAGATATGTGCATTAGGTGATACATTAAAATTGAACATCTGTGATATTATAGAGTCAAAACTTAAACAAGTTAAAAAGAATGCAATAGTGGACCGTCTTTTTGACCAGCAAGTATCAGATATGAAAAAACAGTTGTGGAAATTTGTAGATGAACAACTTGATTACTTATTTGAAAAGATAAggaaaattataataaagcTATGTGATGTGGAAAATGAGGGTGAGGAAGGGAAGTTTGAAAGAGCTGGAAAGCCAAACCACAAGATCAGTCATAAAAATGATGTGGAGAGTTCTAGAAAAAAGTCCCTGAAAGAAGGTTCTCAAAAGCCTGAAgaatatatttcaaaacaaactgTAGATTATGAACAATCTAACTGTCACCATGAGAAAAATAAGACAGGTGCTCCAAAAACTGCCTTTACAAAATGTCTTAATTCCATTGATAACACAAGAAATTCCCAAACAAAAGTTCACCTCTCTAAAGAGAATAATTTGCAAAGCACTCTTACTCCACTGAAGGGTGTTAAATTTGAGAAGGAAGGACTCCAGCTGTCCAGAGATGCTAACAAGTCTGATCTTAGTTATGAGCTTCTCACAGAACAGCAAGCGTCCAGTCTTACATTTAATCTAGTAAGTGATGCTCAAATGGGtgaaattttcaaaagcttGTTACAAGGTTCTgatctcttggaaaaaaatggtgGCAGTATCAACAGAAACGACTGTGAATTCAGGACTccagaaaaacagtttttagACAGTCATAAATGCAGGGATAATACTGCTGaactggagccagacatcacTCCAAAGGAGGCATGCATGGATTGTAAACTGGATGAGGATATTAGCTGGACTATTGTTTCACCTGTAAGAGCTCCCTCATTAGCATCTAGGCCTCAGATGCCTGTTGATCCAGATGTGCTGGATGAGAGCTGTATGTTTGAGGTTTCCACAAACTCAGCTTCGTGCAAAGAAGATGAATGCAATTTACAGAAGACTAAATCATGTATTTCTTCTATCCTCCTTGAAGATTTGGCTGTTTCCTTAACGATTCCATCTCCTTTGAAATCAGATGCTCACCTCAGCTTCCTAAAACCCGAGAATAATTCTAGCTCAGCTCCAGAGGGTGTTGTTAGCGCACATTACAGCGAAGATGCACTTCTTGGAGAGGAGGATGCCACTGAACAAGACATTCATTTGGCTTTAGAATCTGATAACTCAAGCAGTAAATCAAGTTGTTCATCATCGTGGACAAGTCGGCCTGTAGCTCCTGGTTTTCAGTGTCGCCCCAGCCTACCAATGCAAGCAGTAATCATGGAGAAATCCAATGATCATTTTATTGTAAAGATTCGGCGGGCAGTGCCATCTGCCTCACCAGCATCTGATCAGATGGCTCCGGTGAAGGAGGCACAGGCATCCTCAGCCAAGattggaaaaggagaaatgagaactggaggaaaagaaaaggacagcCAGAGTGCCACTGTGAAAGAAACTGTCAAACCAGATGTGGTTAAAATGGATCACTTGCCTCACGTCAGCACTGAACGAGAACAAAATCCTGCCTTAGCTCAGCCTCTGAAGGAGTCTCACAGTAGTATTGGAAAGGAAGAAACTACTGTAACCTGTAGAAAATCTTCAGACAAAGAGAGCCACAACACTGAAAGCCCAGATGAAGGCTCTGAGCACTCTGAGGCACAGAAATTGCAAGTATCTGAAAACATAAATGAAATGCATGTTAGATCTCAAGATTCTACTCCTTCTGGATGCAATATGAAGTCATGCATAACAGATGGTATTGTTAGTGAAACTTCATGTCATACAATGGAATCCAGAGCAGATAACAGGACTCAGGAAACTTCAACAGGAAACTCAGAAGTCAGTGATAAAAAGGAAGAACTGGAAGAGTGCTTTGATGCATCTGTAGACCTAACAGAAGAGCTTTCTAATAAGACTGTAGCAGGTGAATGTGATCTTGAAACAAAACCCAGTTCAAAGACTAGTGGAGGATGTCAGATAAGTATAGATGataaaactaataaaaagaggaaaaaagagattgTCAAAGAGAATTCCAATTCAAAAAGGCAGCGAAAAGGAACTGAATCAGGTGAGGGCAGCAATGAAGGTAATGTCAGGTTTGAAGATAGAAATTCATCACCCAAGCAATGTTCCAGTAAGAAGAATGACCTGCAGCAGAATAAAGACTCTACTCCTTTGGCTTCATCTCCATCATCACCTAGCCTCTATGCcaaaaacatcattaaaaagAAGGGAGAAGTAGTAGTTTCCTGGACAAG AAATGATGACCGAGAAATTTTACTGGAATGTCAGAGAAAAGGACCATCAAGCAAAACCTTTGTTTCCTTGGCCACTAGGCTGAACAAAAGCCCAAATCAG GTTTCAGAACGATTCAAGCAGTTAATGAAGCTGTTCAAGAAATCCAAGTGCAAGTAG